From Streptomyces sp. NBC_00370, a single genomic window includes:
- a CDS encoding TetR family transcriptional regulator: protein MSRWEPNASKRLGEAAMELYSERGFEQTTVAEIAKRAGLTERTFFRYFADKREVLFAGAGELQDLFVSTLAGAPDTATPVEAMTEALEAAGARFQDHRPFSQQRQAIVAANAELQERELIKLARLSRALADTYRARGLAEPEASLAAEACVAVFKIAFERWVDETNERGLTELMRESLDALKAVTSAADSPASPVTPVTSAN, encoded by the coding sequence ATGAGTCGATGGGAGCCCAACGCGAGCAAGCGGCTCGGGGAAGCCGCGATGGAGCTCTACAGCGAGCGCGGATTCGAGCAGACCACCGTGGCCGAGATCGCCAAGCGGGCCGGTCTCACGGAGCGGACGTTCTTCCGGTACTTCGCCGACAAGCGCGAGGTGCTGTTCGCGGGCGCCGGAGAGCTGCAGGACCTGTTCGTCAGCACGCTCGCGGGCGCACCGGACACCGCGACGCCCGTCGAGGCGATGACCGAGGCGCTCGAAGCGGCCGGTGCGCGGTTCCAGGACCACCGGCCGTTCTCCCAGCAGCGCCAGGCGATCGTCGCCGCCAACGCGGAACTCCAGGAACGCGAGCTGATCAAGCTCGCCCGGCTGTCCAGGGCGCTCGCCGACACCTACCGCGCACGCGGCCTCGCCGAACCGGAGGCGAGCCTGGCGGCGGAAGCGTGCGTCGCCGTCTTCAAGATCGCCTTCGAACGCTGGGTCGACGAGACCAACGAGCGTGGTCTGACGGAGCTGATGCGGGAGTCGCTCGACGCGCTGAAGGCCGTCACATCGGCCGCGGACTCGCCCGCATCGCCCGTGACGCCCGTGACGTCGGCGAACTGA